One stretch of Oncorhynchus keta strain PuntledgeMale-10-30-2019 chromosome 18, Oket_V2, whole genome shotgun sequence DNA includes these proteins:
- the LOC118397423 gene encoding protein FAM222B-like, producing MLACLPASSGDPTTRFLSHTQMNTGLQQWDTTQKMRSANYPTPAELDAFAKKVANKPLTIKIFPNSVKVPQRKHIRRTVNGLDTSSQRHSPYQSQVSSTRAGLLAVLRTSTGKSAIKDTDGSQAHLLPKEAMNLHSGSLVAQSSLNLPEPVPHLQGMSQTQHQALNQKQHLPHPHPQHAVQQHNMAHRVTSQPQNIPQPHPKTLQQQNMAHPQTLQRQPSLSQLQTVQQQQQNLAHPQNIQRQQSLPHTQTLRQQNQTRPQTLQQQHLFHPQTLQHQTLPHQQALVQQAVAQAQGLRHLPDLAQAQPPPSLQHSQGMQQPQSLSQPLPQGLRHQPDVAQSQLPPSLQHSQGLPPSQQFPQASGAGPGPPSALQPQPGPPYGPRKLPDADVPPNVTVSTSTIPLSMAACLHHNRPGTDLSIIVHQINQFCQARAGMGATSVCEGQIANPSPISRNLLINASSRVNTPHNLDLLPSGLLGPTEKVPGESQGPAGGLQPNIAVMNRLPPAFHTDIKQQLQQQQVQQLQQVHQQQQHNQVQQLQQVHQQQQLQHQLQQQLQQQHSWNQHQLGHMQHLPEGTNPSKNPRREIPSGPVFPAKTLNYPHVLLASQPQAFYLKHPSDKTTPSPTVTGPPGGTMPSSTNGCYLQAPWGSVLQAGNSDGLGPLDLAFQGGPSGASIDCSTPGSQYRPGARPGFPGSGQTKLIKQNVSDYLSGDFQAFQHNPGAMGKMHRPPMGRALAQGPELGNDRNIPAHHPGYR from the exons ATGCTGGCCTGTCTGCCAGCATCATCAGGTGACCCTACAACCCGATTTCTCTCCCACACGCAGATGAACACTGGACTTCAGCAAT GGGACACTACACAGAAGATGAGATCTGCCAACTATCCAACCCCAGCAGAATTAGATGCCTTTGCTAAGAAAGTCGCCAACAAGCCTCTGACCATAAAGATCTTCCCCAACAGTGTCAAAGTACCTCAGAGAAAGCACATCCGCCGCACAGTGAACGGGTTGGACACGTCCAGCCAGCGCCACAGCCCCTACCAGTCTCAGGTCAGCAGCACCAGAGCGGGCCTCCTAGCCGTCCTTCGCACTTCGACCGGGAAAAGCGCCATCAAAGACACAGACGGCAGCCAAGCCCATCTGCTTCCCAAAGAAGCCATGAACCTCCACAGCGGGTCGCTTGTCGCTCAAAGCTCTTTAAATCTCCCCGAGCCTGTCCCCCACCTCCAGGGCATGTCCCAAACCCAACACCAGGCATTGAACCAGAAACAGCACCTCCCCCACCCACATCCACAGCATGCTgtacagcaacacaacatggctcATCGTGTGACTTCACAGCCACAGAATATTCCTCAACCTCACCCTAAAACTTTACAGCAACAGAACATGGCCCACCCTCAAACTTTACAGCGGCAACCAAGCTTGTCCCAGCTGCAAACTgtacagcagcaacagcagaatCTGGCGCACCCCCAGAATATCCAGCGGCAGCAAAGTTTGCCTCACACGCAGACTTTACGACAGCAAAATCAGACTCGGCCACAAACCTTACAGCAGCAGCATCTTTTTCATCCTCAGACGCTGCAGCACCAGACTCTTCCTCACCAACAAGCTTTAGTACAGCAGGCTGTGGCTCAGGCTCAAGGTCTCCGGCACCTGCCTGACTTAGCCCAGGCCCAGCCTCCACCTAGTCTGCAACATTCCCAGGGCATGCAGCAACCCCAGAGCCTGTCACAGCCTCTCCCCCAGGGCCTCCGGCACCAGCCTGACGTAGCCCAGTCCCAGCTTCCACCCAGTCTGCAACATTCCCAGGGCCTCCCCCCATCTCAGCAGTTCCCCCAGGCCTCCGGTGCCGGCCCTGGCCCTCCCTCTGCCCTGCAGCCCCAGCCAGGCCCCCCCTACGGCCCCAGGAAGCTGCCAGATGCAGACGTCCCGCCAAACGTAACTGTATCTACCTCCACCATCCCGCTATCCATGGCGGCCTGCCTGCACCACAACCGGCCGGGCACAGACCTGAGCATCATCGTGCACCAGATCAACCAGTTCTGTCAGGCTCGGGCCGGAATGGGTGCCACCTCGGTGTGTGAGGGCCAGATAGCCAACCCCAGCCCCATCAGCCGTAACCTTCTCATCAATGCCAGCTCCAGGGTCAACACACCCCACAATCTGGACCTCCTTCCCTCCGGCCTGCTGGGCCCCACAGAGAAGGTCCCTGGAGAGTCCCAGGGCCCTGCTGGTGGCTTACAGCCCAACATAGCTGTCATGAACAGGTTGCCACCTGCTTTCCACACTGACATAAAGCAGCAGTTACAGCAGCAGCAAGTACAGCAGTTACAACAGGTTCACCAGCAGCAACAACATAATCAGGTACAGCAGCTCCAACAGGTTCATCAGCAGCAACAGCTACAACATCAGTTACAGCAGCAACTCCAACAGCAACACTCCTGGAACCAGCACCAGCTGGGGCACATGCAGCACCTGCCTGAGGGAACCAACCCCAGCAAGAACCCCAGGAGAGAAATCCCCTCTGGGCCTGTCTTCCCTGCCAAGACCCTCAACTATCCCCACGTGCTGCTGGCCTCACAGCCACAAGCCTTCTACCTTAAACACCCATCAGACAAGACAACCCCCTCGCCCACTGTAACCGGCCCACCGGGTGGCACCATGCCCAGCTCCACCAACGGGTGCTACCTGCAGGCTCCATGGGGCAGTGTCCTACAAGCAGGCAATAGTGATGGTCTTGGCCCTCTGGATTTGGCCTTCCAGGGGGGCCCGTCAGGGGCCTCCATAGACTGCAGCACACCAGGATCACAGTACCGACCAGGAGCCAGACCCGGGTTCCCAGGTTCGggtcagaccaagctgattaAGCAGAACGTGTCTGATTACCTGTCTGGGGATTTCCAGGCATTCCAGCATAACCCAGGTGCCATGGGGAAGATGCACAGGCCCCCCATGGGTAGAGCTCTAGCCCAGGGCCCAGAGCTAGGCAACGATAGAAATATCCCCGCTCATCACCCAGGCTATAGATAG